Proteins from a single region of Pangasianodon hypophthalmus isolate fPanHyp1 chromosome 7, fPanHyp1.pri, whole genome shotgun sequence:
- the wfs1b gene encoding wolframin, which translates to MDSFPPGSPPSSPTDSISLASLVSGHTPRTVSSFSTPGPSSRVSPPSHPASQTGRSQLNAASDVSEGRPTGGSSSPAGDIPEELDIEELKQRAKNGDSKAQTEVGRYYLRLSEHEDEEMNGVTAVTWLLQAAKNGRRDAVKLLQFCLHERKGITAENRQEVCTLASESRFERTVRKAALCMYWKLNPDRKRKVTTSELLENISHYNSETDGAPNTVPLSPAQKQRKVLERLVSSNGTQYVGVEDFVENAKRYAQGISPSPALDEAVVDDDDDDDEPVKNPDELPLHQKILKFPLHAVTEVKEVLIDWASRAGMQWISALIPTHHVNTLIFFFIISNLTLDFFLLVIPLVIFYLSFLSMVICTLRVFQNSKAWENFKTLTAMLAHFEPGLDLEQAESNFTWTHLEPHLYFLVSALFLILSFPVTDKSWLPCSEMATVAVFFTISSYMSLRPAAQQHAKLALLAQFASAICSFINELLGGRVGQLVGGSWFSVPICDWLVLHVGVPCILYLYLLYLCVRMGTARGWQGSYSMLLPYLLCFTWCELSVTLLHASTALGLMRTAVGYFLFFFALPVLSLALAAVLLMQLVQWFLALELAKMAVTVCVCVVPVLLRWWTRFSVSPLAVIRSLRHSSMVKLILVWISALLLFSWFYVYRSEGMKVYNSTLTWQQYSEMCGPRAWKERNMAHTQILCSHLEGHRVTWEGRFKYVRVTEIENGAQAVINLLPGIIADWVRCLYGEEYPACDGTQPEPAPPLCKLKEFANHKCHVKRFDRYKFEVTMGMPLQDKKGKRVQETDDATKDIVLRASNEFRGVLLALSAGSIVEFSTVLEGRLGSKWPVFELKALHCRTCTSPLVPTRRQVKIEQDWRVNARNAFAFAFNFLFHPLLTAEVEDAVPTETAE; encoded by the exons ATGGACTCATTTCCTCCCGGATCTCCACCTTCTTCTCCTACCGATTCCATCTCTCTAGCATCTCTTGTGTCTGGACACACCCCTCGCACAGTTTCCTCCTTTTCAACACCAGGCCCTTCCTCTCGGGTGTCTCCGCCCTCTCATCCAGCCTCACAAACAGGTCGTTCTCAGCTAAACGCAGCCAGCGATGTGTCTGAAGGCAGGCCCACTGGTGGATCTTCATCTCCTGCAG GAGACATTCCAGAGGAGCTGGACATAGAGGAACTTAAGCAAAGGGCTAAGAATGGAGATTCCAAAGCACAGACTGAG GTTGGCAGGTATTACTTGCGACTGTCTGAGCATGAGGATGAAGAAATGAATGGTGTCACAGCAGTAACCTGGCTTTTACAAGCAGCAAAAAATGGAAGGAGGGATGCCGTGAAACTTCTGCAGTTTTGCTTGCATGAAAGAAAAG GCATCACAGCTGAAAATAGACAGGAGGTGTGTACCTTGGCATCTGAGTCACGTTTTGAACGTACTGTGAGGAAAGCGGCTCTGTGTATGTACTGGAAACTCAAtccagacagaaagagaaaggtgACTACCTCGGAACTGCTGGAAAACATTAGCCACTACAACTCTGAAACAG ATGGTGCCCCAAACACCGTACCTTTGAGTCCAGCTCAGAAACAGAGGAAGGTCTTAGAACGCCTTGTCTCCAGCAATG gGACTCAGTATGTTGGCGTTGAGGATTTTGTTGAAAATGCCAAGCGGTATGCACAAGGTATCTCACCATCACCGGCTCTTGATGAAGCAGTAgttgatgatgacgatgatgatgatgaaccTGTGAAGAACCCAGATGAGTTACCTTTGCATCAGAAg ATACTGAAGTTTCCCCTCCATGCTGTGACTGAGGTAAAGGAGGTGTTGATTGACTGGGCTTCCCGCGCTGGAATGCAGTGGATCAGCGCCCTTATCCCGACTCACCATGTCAACACtcttattttcttcttcatcatctccAACCTTACTCTGGACTTCTTCCTTCTTGTCATTCCTCTTGTCATCTTCTACCTCTCCTTCCTCTCGATGGTCATCTGCACATTGAGGGTTTTCCAGAACAGCAAAGCATGGGAGAACTTCAAGACCCTGACAGCCATGCTGGCTCATTTCGAGCCAGGACTGGACCTTGAGCAAGCCGAGTCCAACTTTACCTGGACTCATCTGGAGCCTCACCTGTACTTCCTGGTCTCTGCACTTTTCCTCATACTCTCATTCCCTGTGACAGATAAGTCCTGGCTGCCTTGTTCTGAAATGGCCACAGTGGCCGTCTTCTTTACTATAAGCAGCTACATGAGCCTGCGTCCAGCTGCACAGCAACATGCTAAGCTAGCCCTCCTTGCACAATTTGCCTCTGCAATTTGCTCTTTCATTAATGAGCTGCTTGGGGGTAGGGTGGGCCAACTTGTCGGAGGGTCGTGGTTTAGCGTGCCGATCTGTGATTGGTTGGTGTTGCATGTGGGTGTGCCTTGCATTCTGTACCTTTATCTCCTGTACTTGTGTGTCCGTATGGGCACAGCACGAGGATGGCAAGGGTCTTACAGCATGCTTCTGCCCTACCTACTCTGTTTCACTTGGTGTGAGCTGTCGGTCACGCTTCTGCATGCATCCACTGCACTCGGACTCATGCGCACAGCTGTGGGctacttccttttcttctttgccCTGCCTGTACTTTCACTAGCGCTGGCAGCTGTGCTGCTGATGCAGCTAGTACAGTGGTTCCTCGCTCTGGAGCTGGCCAAGATGGCAGTgacggtgtgtgtttgtgtggtacCTGTTTTGTTGAGGTGGTGGACTCGTTTCAGCGTGTCACCTCTTGCTGTGATTCGATCTCTGAGGCACAGTAGCATGGTTAAACTGATCTTGGTTTGGATCTCCGCTTTGCTGCTCTTCAGCTGGTTCTATGTGTACCGTTCTGAGGGCATGAAGGTTTATAACTCCACTCTTACCTGGCAGCAGTACAGTGAGATGTGTGGCCCTCGTGCCTGGAAGGAGCGCAACATGGCACACACCCAGATCCTCTGTAGTCATCTTGAGGGCCACCGTGTCACCTGGGAAGGTCGTTTTAAATATGTCCGTGTGACAGAAATTGAAAACGGAGCACAAGCAGTCATCAACCTCTTGCCTGGCATCATAGCAGACTGGGTCCGATGCCTTTACGGAGAGGAGTACCCAGCCTGTGACGGCACACAACCAGAGCCAGCTCCGCCTCTTTGCAAGCTCAAAGAATTTGCAAATCACAAGTGTCATGTGAAACGTTTCGACCGCTACAAATTTGAAGTGACTATGGGTATGCCACTTCAGGATAAGAAGGGCAAAAGGGTGCAAGAAACTGATGATGCAACCAAAGACATAGTGCTGCGGGCAAGTAATGAATTCCGTGGTGTGCTGTTGGCACTCAGTGCAGGCAGTATTGTGGAATTCAGTACTGTTCTGGAGGGCAGGCTGGGTAGCAAGTGGCCAGTATTTGAGCTGAAAGCCCTTCACTGTAGGACTTGTACCTCACCTTTGGTACCTACAAGACGGCAAGTCAAGATAGAGCAGGATTGGAGGGTTAATGCCCGTAATGCATTTGCCTTTGCATTTAACTTCCTTTTCCACCCCCTGCTCACTGCCGAAGTAGAAGATGCTGTGCCTACAGAAACTGCAGAGTGA